A section of the Leptospira semungkisensis genome encodes:
- a CDS encoding GDYXXLXY domain-containing protein, producing MKRFYGSILAVFLPILVLASLALEREIDLRSGKVLILPITGYDPRDLLSGHFLRFQIDPRYSEVQCDQDSNASSLSTVGETGVKLQSSEYGSCVCFENREPESYEAKYIADCSPSEREILKCWTYIKGNCKYNRFEYPFRKYFIPEDKAKEWDAKLRQPGAKVQLRMQEDGSGLIEKIIWPDVSGQ from the coding sequence ATGAAACGATTCTACGGTTCTATACTTGCTGTATTCCTTCCAATCCTTGTTCTCGCTTCTTTGGCATTAGAAAGAGAGATTGATTTAAGAAGCGGTAAGGTTTTGATTCTTCCGATTACAGGTTATGATCCGAGAGATCTACTATCCGGACATTTTCTAAGATTTCAAATTGATCCGAGATATTCGGAGGTTCAATGCGATCAGGATTCCAATGCTTCTTCTTTATCTACAGTGGGAGAAACCGGAGTAAAGTTGCAATCCTCGGAATATGGTTCCTGTGTTTGCTTCGAGAATAGAGAACCTGAATCATATGAAGCAAAATACATCGCCGATTGCAGTCCTTCCGAAAGAGAGATCTTGAAATGCTGGACTTACATCAAGGGAAACTGTAAATACAATCGATTCGAATATCCGTTTCGCAAATATTTCATTCCAGAAGACAAGGCCAAGGAATGGGATGCAAAATTGAGACAGCCTGGAGCTAAGGTCCAACTTAGAATGCAAGAAGACGGCTCCGGTTTGATTGAAAAGATTATTTGGCCGGACGTATCCGGGCAGTAA
- a CDS encoding MlaE family ABC transporter permease, with product MLGSLKEKTNDTLYAAGYTIVLIAETFLNLRFAVEKRKEILDQMFISGVGSLFVVSVVAIFTGMLLTLNTGLGLKDFGAEGQVGLLLTITLTREMSPFMTALILAASIGSAIAAEIGTMKVSEEIDALEVMSIDPVRFLVFPRVLGFSLMVPVLCVYSTILGTLGGAIVAHYQLGLEFIVYFQDVYERITSIPGLKDLYTGLFKGYIFGLIISSVSCSHGLRTSGGAIGVGRATRESVVTSFLMVIFFGYVITAIFYRQ from the coding sequence ATGCTGGGATCCTTAAAAGAAAAAACAAATGATACTCTTTATGCGGCGGGATACACAATCGTTCTCATCGCAGAGACTTTTTTGAATCTAAGATTCGCGGTGGAGAAACGAAAAGAGATCCTAGATCAGATGTTCATCTCCGGTGTAGGAAGTCTATTCGTGGTCTCGGTAGTAGCCATCTTTACCGGAATGCTTCTCACGTTAAATACAGGACTGGGTTTAAAAGACTTCGGCGCAGAAGGCCAAGTCGGTCTTCTTCTTACCATTACTCTCACTCGAGAAATGTCTCCATTTATGACTGCTCTCATTCTCGCAGCGTCTATCGGTTCAGCGATTGCAGCTGAGATCGGGACCATGAAGGTTTCGGAAGAAATAGACGCCTTAGAAGTCATGTCCATCGATCCGGTTCGATTTCTTGTCTTTCCAAGAGTATTAGGTTTTTCTTTAATGGTTCCGGTTCTTTGCGTTTATTCTACGATCTTAGGGACTCTTGGCGGAGCCATTGTTGCTCACTACCAATTGGGTCTTGAATTCATCGTATATTTCCAAGATGTTTATGAAAGGATCACTTCCATTCCAGGTCTGAAAGATCTCTATACTGGATTATTCAAAGGTTATATTTTTGGCCTGATCATTTCCTCCGTTTCCTGCTCTCACGGTTTAAGAACTTCGGGAGGAGCCATAGGCGTGGGAAGAGCCACCAGAGAATCCGTGGTGACTTCTTTTCTAATGGTTATATTCTTCGGATACGTGATCACCGCTATTTTTTACAGGCAATAG
- a CDS encoding DUF2797 domain-containing protein — protein MKELSHGFLRMLDHEGIDPVEYIWVVATYASAEQGKQEATFVSPNFQIGKLVGKKVKLQFTGKIRCVHCGKVTSKSFNQGACFSCFQTLAENDLCILRPETCHFHLGTCREPEWGEGYCFQKHTVYLANTSGLKVGITRENPVSNRWVDQGAQEAIPLLEVSSRRDAGLIEKQFTTIIDDKTKWQKMVTEDSQPYDLVSKKKELLTTLDSWDLGVPYVESDITAITKLSYPILEYPKKSKSFSPEKETEIDSKLIGIKGQYLLFEDTVINVRAYGGYEIRLFSE, from the coding sequence ATGAAAGAACTGTCCCACGGTTTTCTAAGAATGTTGGATCACGAAGGCATCGATCCTGTGGAATACATTTGGGTCGTGGCTACGTACGCTTCTGCGGAGCAAGGAAAGCAAGAAGCTACATTCGTTTCTCCTAATTTTCAAATCGGTAAACTAGTTGGAAAGAAAGTGAAACTTCAGTTTACCGGAAAGATCCGTTGTGTTCATTGCGGAAAGGTTACGAGCAAGAGTTTCAACCAAGGTGCTTGCTTTTCTTGCTTTCAAACCTTGGCAGAAAATGATTTATGCATTCTCCGTCCGGAAACCTGTCATTTTCATTTGGGAACCTGTAGGGAACCTGAATGGGGAGAAGGTTACTGCTTTCAAAAACATACAGTCTACTTAGCGAATACTAGCGGCTTAAAAGTGGGGATCACTCGAGAGAATCCGGTTTCAAATCGCTGGGTAGATCAGGGAGCGCAGGAAGCGATTCCTCTTTTGGAAGTAAGTTCCCGAAGAGATGCCGGACTGATTGAGAAGCAATTCACTACAATCATAGACGATAAAACCAAATGGCAGAAGATGGTAACCGAGGATTCACAACCTTACGACCTGGTTTCTAAGAAGAAGGAATTACTTACTACCCTGGACTCTTGGGATCTAGGAGTTCCTTACGTAGAATCGGATATCACAGCAATTACTAAATTAAGTTATCCTATATTAGAGTATCCTAAAAAATCAAAATCCTTTTCGCCAGAGAAGGAGACTGAAATCGATTCCAAGCTTATCGGGATCAAGGGACAATACTTATTGTTCGAGGATACTGTTATCAATGTCCGTGCCTACGGCGGATATGAGATTCGACTCTTTTCCGAATAA
- a CDS encoding LIC_11883 family protein yields the protein MKRALFIFPILFASFLGAETHNGWKEYGLKEVLGRLKFYAFAKIAQSVRTGAHFDQEFALKEIPCEDGFPKLEGNFQCGLLRASTLEDHSIGSDPKSSQGQSNSSNVTAASSNIPSSQKQNITEGNVSKENPSLPGPQSRSVNQAPEAAPSQASVTPKKIPIQVKWYDGSTLAGKGVLLVPGQNGEGDLQLYYHTDGRLSHYSYGDLIVVFDWKGRELSTILSVKVDSRLRPLSGREYFFP from the coding sequence ATGAAACGAGCCTTATTTATTTTTCCGATCTTATTCGCTTCCTTCTTAGGAGCAGAAACTCATAACGGCTGGAAGGAATACGGATTAAAAGAAGTCTTAGGAAGATTAAAATTCTATGCGTTTGCAAAGATCGCGCAGAGTGTAAGAACCGGAGCTCACTTCGACCAAGAATTTGCTCTCAAAGAAATCCCGTGCGAAGATGGCTTTCCGAAATTAGAGGGAAATTTTCAATGTGGGCTTTTGCGAGCTTCCACTTTAGAAGATCATTCTATAGGATCGGATCCAAAATCCTCGCAAGGCCAATCGAACAGTTCCAATGTGACGGCTGCATCTTCCAATATACCTTCTTCTCAAAAGCAGAACATTACAGAGGGAAATGTTTCAAAAGAGAATCCAAGCTTGCCAGGTCCCCAGAGTAGATCAGTGAACCAGGCACCTGAGGCTGCGCCGAGCCAGGCGTCCGTTACTCCTAAGAAAATTCCGATCCAAGTAAAATGGTATGATGGCTCTACCTTGGCGGGGAAGGGAGTGCTTTTAGTTCCGGGACAAAACGGAGAAGGGGATCTACAGTTGTATTATCATACGGATGGAAGATTGAGCCATTATTCGTACGGTGATTTGATCGTAGTCTTTGATTGGAAAGGAAGAGAATTAAGCACAATCTTATCCGTAAAAGTAGATTCCCGCTTGCGACCTTTGAGTGGTAGGGAATACTTTTTTCCATGA
- a CDS encoding SURF1 family cytochrome oxidase biogenesis protein: MNIKTKLRFAMPLVLLSTFSNSCETEKKMVYEPDSQIWKAYNNKNALSQTDKNPYAVLIGHFHPAEILIEATKFDHPGYLVIKPFSYVHKPNPSLGWPSWYAQKAILVNVGWISQENVQNHAYKFMRYEDALFMSPVIIYGFRRKITDLKMYDDTSIALKKKISYKILWKLMDEKIAELDLAPYGLEGLPIYFDLILGPPSPELWKENISVFSKE; the protein is encoded by the coding sequence ATGAATATTAAAACAAAACTGAGGTTTGCCATGCCTCTAGTTCTTCTAAGCACATTTTCTAACAGTTGCGAGACCGAAAAAAAAATGGTGTACGAACCGGATTCTCAGATTTGGAAAGCTTACAATAACAAAAATGCTTTATCACAAACAGACAAAAATCCGTATGCAGTATTGATCGGCCACTTTCATCCGGCTGAAATTCTAATCGAAGCTACAAAATTTGATCATCCAGGCTACCTCGTGATTAAGCCTTTCTCCTATGTTCATAAACCGAATCCATCTTTAGGATGGCCGTCTTGGTATGCCCAAAAGGCAATCTTAGTTAATGTAGGATGGATTTCTCAAGAAAATGTGCAAAACCACGCCTACAAATTTATGAGATACGAAGACGCACTGTTTATGAGTCCGGTTATTATCTACGGTTTTCGCAGAAAGATTACTGATTTAAAAATGTACGATGATACGAGCATTGCACTCAAAAAGAAAATAAGTTATAAAATACTTTGGAAGTTGATGGATGAGAAGATTGCCGAATTGGATTTAGCTCCGTATGGTCTCGAAGGCTTGCCCATCTACTTTGATTTAATCTTAGGACCGCCTAGCCCTGAACTCTGGAAAGAAAACATATCGGTATTCTCAAAGGAATAG
- the mce gene encoding mammalian cell entry protein Mce has translation MSSFRYLLVGAIFSVAIVVVGYFTVMTEGGPVQKRGEFLKINFKNSEGIKVGNKVTVQGVPFGYVSSIQLIQIDENGAVLPAGEVGVATRVEVTILLKEPLRMYENYDIAIRNESLLSGRVISIDPGTSESTDEKGPRKAFPVVDYKAGASLKGRVLQDPLVSLSELIAENRGDIRTTFSNVADITTKINSGDGTLGRLINRDDLHTNVNTVLTDAQIVLRELREGLEDTREQAPVTSFIRAALSSF, from the coding sequence ATGAGTTCCTTTCGTTATCTTTTAGTCGGCGCGATTTTCTCCGTCGCAATCGTTGTGGTAGGTTATTTCACCGTAATGACGGAGGGCGGTCCTGTGCAAAAACGGGGAGAATTCCTGAAGATCAACTTCAAGAATTCAGAGGGAATTAAGGTCGGAAACAAGGTCACTGTACAAGGTGTCCCTTTCGGCTATGTTTCCAGTATCCAACTCATCCAGATCGACGAAAACGGCGCGGTTCTTCCCGCTGGAGAAGTGGGAGTAGCTACCAGGGTAGAAGTCACCATTCTTCTGAAGGAGCCTTTGAGAATGTACGAAAATTATGATATTGCGATCCGTAACGAAAGCCTTCTTTCCGGCCGTGTAATCTCCATTGATCCAGGAACTTCCGAGTCCACAGATGAGAAAGGTCCAAGAAAGGCATTCCCAGTTGTAGACTATAAGGCAGGCGCTTCTCTCAAAGGAAGAGTTCTCCAAGATCCTCTAGTTTCTCTTTCCGAATTAATCGCAGAGAACAGAGGAGATATCCGTACGACCTTCTCTAACGTAGCTGATATAACTACAAAGATCAATTCAGGGGACGGAACTCTCGGTAGATTGATCAACAGAGACGATCTTCATACAAACGTAAATACGGTTCTCACGGATGCACAGATCGTATTAAGAGAATTGAGAGAAGGTTTGGAAGATACGAGAGAGCAAGCTCCTGTAACAAGCTTTATCCGCGCCGCACTTAGTTCCTTCTAA
- a CDS encoding NAD(P)-dependent oxidoreductase encodes MSERTIAILGTGIMGRGIANNLSAAGHKLHLFARSPEKIKDMESPTRKIFGDIFEAAKDREILILCLTDDSSVENAVFHSKLLEAKPKYVIDMGTTSPALTQRLSNEFQKQGAKFLDAPMTGSKNAARDGQILFMIGARSQEEISEIHFILDLCGKNTVYCGNVGDGQKAKIALNMVQAGIFQIYMEGFLLAEKQGISSETLKEIIQQSGAKSGISDFKFPFVFSGNYETHFALKNMHKDLKHALAIASETKTVLPLSSQLDPIYQEGIQAGLGEKDYCSLNEVTARIRPAK; translated from the coding sequence ATGTCTGAACGTACAATTGCAATCCTAGGCACAGGTATCATGGGAAGAGGGATCGCGAATAATCTCTCGGCTGCAGGTCATAAGCTCCATTTATTCGCAAGAAGTCCGGAGAAGATCAAGGACATGGAATCTCCGACCCGAAAAATATTCGGAGATATCTTTGAAGCAGCAAAAGATCGCGAGATACTCATCTTATGCCTCACAGATGATTCTTCTGTTGAGAATGCTGTCTTTCATTCTAAACTCTTGGAAGCGAAACCAAAATATGTGATCGATATGGGAACAACTTCCCCTGCTCTCACTCAAAGACTTTCTAATGAATTTCAAAAGCAAGGTGCGAAATTCTTGGACGCTCCAATGACAGGTTCTAAGAACGCGGCAAGAGATGGTCAGATCTTATTTATGATTGGAGCGAGATCCCAAGAAGAAATCTCGGAGATCCATTTCATCTTAGATCTTTGCGGAAAGAATACAGTGTACTGTGGCAATGTAGGAGACGGACAAAAGGCAAAGATCGCATTGAACATGGTGCAAGCAGGAATCTTTCAGATCTATATGGAAGGATTTCTTTTAGCCGAAAAGCAAGGAATCTCTTCCGAAACACTGAAAGAGATCATCCAACAATCCGGAGCTAAATCCGGGATCAGCGATTTCAAATTTCCCTTTGTGTTCTCAGGAAATTACGAGACTCATTTTGCATTAAAGAATATGCATAAAGATCTGAAGCACGCTCTTGCAATCGCCTCCGAAACGAAAACGGTCCTTCCCCTTTCTTCTCAATTGGATCCGATCTACCAGGAAGGGATACAAGCAGGACTTGGGGAGAAGGACTATTGCAGCTTAAACGAGGTTACTGCCCGGATACGTCCGGCCAAATAA
- a CDS encoding exo-beta-N-acetylmuramidase NamZ family protein — protein MRFKERNKKILTLLIFFLTIFSDSCAEASSRKHISKSNIIPADVSFYDQVLPTLAGKSVVLVTNPSGIGRYPEKILKEFKEKKVKIKHLIGLEHGFLGLEEDFSKSPVTVDETFQLPIYHIYKVKNAEIPAILKGADAIVFDVADMGMRCYTYLSVLKRLMDNLPDPGTRFIVLDHPNPAMYLGARGEGIQKKFLNFAGEFPSLFFTGMTIGEAAAFYNGEYLSNRVKLDIVSPENLKRGFDWEREGIPWSTPSPNLPMLDSARNYLGLVLLEGVNVSVGRGTQAPFVYFGAPWMNEPDQIIPELNEDSKGDYYYQSVYFKPTFGPFKEQICRGLRLTIVNKKYDPLRMAYNLMTILKKHYKDFKWRQYPDGTHNIDFLWGTERIRESIDAGKTYEEFKASYSESESTTNKQIQKYLLY, from the coding sequence ATGCGGTTCAAAGAAAGAAACAAAAAAATCCTAACTTTACTCATTTTTTTTCTGACAATTTTCTCCGACTCCTGTGCTGAAGCTTCTTCCAGAAAGCATATCTCCAAATCCAATATCATTCCTGCTGATGTTTCGTTTTACGATCAAGTGTTGCCGACTCTTGCAGGTAAATCTGTCGTTCTTGTTACAAACCCGTCGGGTATAGGCAGATATCCGGAAAAGATTTTAAAAGAGTTTAAGGAGAAGAAGGTAAAGATCAAACATTTGATCGGTCTAGAGCACGGCTTTCTTGGTCTCGAAGAGGACTTTAGTAAGTCTCCAGTGACGGTAGACGAAACCTTTCAACTTCCTATCTATCATATTTATAAAGTTAAGAACGCAGAGATCCCTGCTATTTTAAAAGGCGCAGATGCAATCGTATTCGATGTGGCTGATATGGGAATGCGTTGCTATACTTACTTAAGCGTTCTAAAGAGATTGATGGATAATTTACCTGATCCAGGCACTCGATTCATCGTTTTAGATCATCCGAATCCTGCGATGTACTTGGGTGCGAGAGGGGAAGGAATCCAGAAGAAGTTTTTGAATTTCGCGGGAGAATTCCCTTCTCTTTTTTTCACCGGAATGACGATCGGAGAAGCTGCCGCATTCTATAATGGGGAATACCTTTCAAATAGAGTGAAGTTGGATATCGTTTCTCCGGAGAATTTAAAGAGAGGATTCGATTGGGAGAGAGAGGGAATTCCATGGTCGACTCCTTCTCCGAATCTGCCAATGCTTGATTCAGCTCGGAACTATCTGGGCTTAGTGCTTTTAGAAGGTGTGAATGTTTCTGTAGGAAGAGGAACCCAGGCTCCTTTCGTTTATTTTGGAGCTCCTTGGATGAATGAGCCGGACCAGATCATTCCTGAGCTAAACGAAGATAGCAAGGGAGACTATTACTATCAGAGCGTCTATTTTAAGCCAACCTTCGGTCCGTTTAAAGAACAGATCTGTAGAGGACTTCGTTTAACAATCGTAAACAAGAAATATGATCCTTTGAGAATGGCCTACAATTTGATGACGATCTTAAAGAAACATTATAAAGATTTCAAATGGAGACAATATCCTGACGGAACCCATAATATAGATTTTCTTTGGGGAACGGAAAGGATCCGTGAGTCCATCGATGCGGGTAAGACTTACGAGGAATTCAAAGCCAGTTACTCCGAGTCCGAGTCGACTACGAATAAACAGATACAAAAGTATCTGCTCTACTAA
- a CDS encoding DUF2157 domain-containing protein, which produces MNWKGKLKIWMDAGLINKEQADAIFAFENAKKIPYAFYSFLALGIVVLGLGVIALVAANWDRIHYTVKLLVSFSLLVGLGFAILYSERRGFWNDTIRYLLVLLLSVLCLANIGLISQIYHTQGKFYEAIALWCGMTFLLLFFYSGRILFHLWIAGFGFSVFYALVDEEILSGVREHYIYLMAFWLSWIFGIVSIFIDKRLESGEDRRSILANPFIIWYLFYFIYSSVLGSFVTGYDSIKETSLTGNNFYLPFPFYIPMIVPILLMLVGRFFRKNFSARKLVLFSISGIFLGLLNYPQLTHWAGKFPAIFYFFLAWLPLTFVFFQSRRWFDLCLTVIGIRFVVAYLEVFGTLLDTGVGLIVSGIVILGFSALFFRLREKIRVKANQLFPEEELGL; this is translated from the coding sequence ATGAATTGGAAGGGAAAACTAAAGATCTGGATGGATGCCGGTCTCATAAATAAAGAACAGGCGGACGCCATTTTCGCATTCGAGAATGCGAAGAAGATCCCATACGCATTTTATTCTTTCTTGGCTTTAGGAATTGTAGTCTTAGGTCTGGGAGTAATTGCACTCGTCGCGGCGAACTGGGATAGAATTCATTATACTGTAAAACTTTTGGTCAGCTTCTCTCTATTAGTCGGATTAGGATTCGCTATCCTTTATTCTGAGAGAAGAGGGTTTTGGAATGATACGATCCGATATCTATTGGTTCTTCTTCTGAGCGTTCTTTGCTTAGCGAATATCGGTCTTATCTCTCAGATCTACCATACTCAGGGAAAATTTTACGAGGCAATCGCACTCTGGTGCGGGATGACTTTTCTTTTGCTCTTCTTCTATTCTGGAAGGATCTTGTTCCACCTCTGGATTGCCGGATTCGGATTCTCCGTTTTCTATGCGCTTGTAGACGAGGAAATCCTTTCCGGAGTGCGAGAACATTATATTTATTTAATGGCGTTTTGGCTTTCCTGGATTTTTGGGATAGTGAGTATCTTTATAGACAAACGTCTCGAATCGGGAGAAGATCGAAGATCCATACTCGCAAATCCGTTTATCATCTGGTATCTTTTCTATTTCATCTATTCTTCCGTTTTAGGAAGCTTCGTTACTGGATATGATTCCATTAAAGAGACCAGTTTAACAGGGAATAATTTCTATCTCCCATTTCCCTTTTATATTCCTATGATTGTTCCTATTCTTCTGATGCTTGTTGGTCGCTTCTTCCGAAAGAATTTCTCCGCAAGAAAGTTAGTCTTGTTTAGTATCTCCGGGATCTTTCTCGGCCTACTCAATTATCCTCAGCTCACTCATTGGGCAGGAAAATTTCCGGCTATCTTTTACTTCTTCTTGGCATGGTTGCCTTTGACATTCGTATTCTTTCAATCCAGAAGATGGTTCGATCTTTGTTTAACTGTAATCGGGATCCGATTCGTAGTCGCATACTTAGAAGTCTTCGGGACCTTACTCGATACAGGAGTAGGGCTTATCGTATCCGGTATTGTCATCCTAGGATTTAGCGCTCTATTCTTCAGGTTGCGGGAAAAGATACGTGTCAAAGCGAACCAACTCTTTCCTGAGGAGGAATTAGGACTATGA
- a CDS encoding D-alanine--D-alanine ligase, giving the protein MKIAVLFGGTSTEHEISLRTGTFISKTLASMGHSVKPILISREGRWVIPREYRPIFPEAANGNPELYLKQFEELHGVNASSFTSLDCDVVFLGLHGTSGEDGSMQGFLKVLDIPFTGSDVKASALAMDKIRANRLFHLAGMSVAPFWELRKKDFLENSTLVESLDLEYPLFLKPVEGGSSFHTFRINTVEELERRLPEFFEREDHAILQKFLNGTEVSCGVWEKKEGRKRIAKALPPTEIIPGGEFFDVESKYKPGLSQEITPARLPEAIIQKIQEQAILAHKTMGCEGYSRTDFIIVDGIPFVLETNTLPGMTETSLIPQQAKAAGIPIEELYQSLIDQALEKAGKIPVEK; this is encoded by the coding sequence TTGAAGATAGCGGTATTATTCGGAGGAACGTCGACGGAGCACGAAATTTCCCTGAGAACGGGTACTTTCATAAGTAAGACATTGGCCTCCATGGGACATTCGGTCAAACCCATTCTCATCTCCAGAGAGGGACGTTGGGTGATCCCTAGAGAATATCGACCTATTTTTCCGGAAGCAGCTAACGGGAATCCTGAATTATATTTAAAACAGTTCGAGGAATTGCATGGAGTGAACGCCTCTAGCTTTACATCCTTGGATTGCGATGTGGTCTTTTTGGGCTTGCATGGCACGAGTGGCGAAGACGGTTCTATGCAAGGCTTCTTGAAAGTTTTGGATATTCCGTTTACCGGTTCCGACGTGAAGGCATCCGCTTTGGCCATGGATAAAATACGTGCAAATCGTTTATTCCATTTGGCTGGAATGTCGGTCGCTCCTTTTTGGGAATTACGCAAAAAGGATTTCTTAGAGAATTCGACTTTGGTCGAAAGCCTGGATTTGGAATATCCTCTTTTTCTAAAGCCTGTAGAAGGGGGCTCTAGCTTTCATACGTTCCGCATCAATACGGTGGAAGAATTGGAAAGACGTCTGCCTGAATTCTTTGAAAGGGAAGATCATGCGATCTTACAGAAATTCTTAAATGGAACCGAAGTATCTTGCGGAGTTTGGGAAAAGAAGGAAGGAAGAAAGAGGATCGCAAAAGCCCTTCCTCCTACAGAGATTATTCCTGGCGGGGAATTTTTTGATGTAGAGTCCAAATACAAACCTGGTCTCTCTCAGGAGATCACTCCCGCTCGCTTGCCTGAGGCAATCATACAAAAGATCCAAGAACAAGCAATCCTCGCTCATAAGACCATGGGCTGTGAAGGATATTCCAGAACGGATTTCATAATCGTGGATGGGATTCCTTTCGTGTTAGAAACGAACACACTTCCTGGAATGACGGAAACGAGTCTTATTCCTCAGCAGGCAAAGGCAGCAGGAATTCCGATCGAGGAATTGTATCAGTCTTTGATCGATCAAGCGCTCGAGAAGGCGGGGAAGATCCCGGT
- a CDS encoding ABC transporter ATP-binding protein, with amino-acid sequence MEEFAIELINLHKSFGERKILKGMNLQVKKGETLVILGPSGTGKSVTLKHITGLLDPDAGECKIFGEKISGAEIQERERIRSKMGVLFQSGALINWMTVFDNVALPLREHKLYPEAEIQRIVSEKLRLVDMTIAKDNYPNDISGGMKKRAGLARAIAADPEIILYDEPTSGLDPVMSNVINELILRIRKQTGAAQVVVTHDMSSAYMIADRISFFYGGQVLFTGTPEEVQNSNNEFVRQFINGNTKGPMILETKS; translated from the coding sequence ATGGAAGAATTTGCGATAGAACTCATTAATCTTCATAAATCCTTCGGAGAGAGAAAGATCCTAAAAGGGATGAATCTACAAGTGAAGAAGGGAGAAACTCTTGTGATCTTGGGCCCTTCCGGTACAGGTAAATCTGTCACCTTGAAACATATCACAGGGCTACTCGATCCGGATGCGGGAGAATGTAAGATCTTTGGTGAAAAGATCTCAGGAGCCGAGATCCAAGAAAGAGAACGGATCCGTTCTAAGATGGGAGTCTTATTCCAGTCGGGAGCACTTATCAACTGGATGACAGTATTCGATAATGTTGCCCTTCCCCTAAGAGAACATAAACTTTATCCGGAAGCTGAGATCCAAAGGATCGTATCCGAAAAACTCAGGTTAGTGGATATGACAATCGCTAAGGACAATTATCCGAATGATATCTCTGGAGGAATGAAGAAAAGAGCCGGACTCGCAAGAGCAATTGCTGCCGATCCGGAAATCATTCTCTACGACGAACCTACCTCCGGTCTGGATCCGGTCATGTCCAACGTGATTAATGAGCTCATTCTCAGGATCCGCAAGCAAACTGGAGCGGCCCAGGTCGTAGTGACCCATGATATGTCTAGCGCTTACATGATCGCCGACCGAATTTCATTCTTTTACGGAGGTCAGGTCTTATTCACCGGAACTCCCGAAGAAGTGCAGAATTCTAACAATGAATTTGTTCGTCAGTTTATTAATGGAAATACCAAAGGACCCATGATTCTTGAAACCAAGAGCTGA
- a CDS encoding M48 family metalloprotease: protein MQLIAFRKYFLILVLCFSFQNCGWLVDLAFPVEIDKFLGERFFKATIQGENDVKVYKNQELQKYVQSIADRILKSKSIRYKEEFSYKVTLLKDDDTINAVCAPGGYIFVYTGLLHFVKDEATLAGILAHEIAHAERRHSTKQLSTTITLYYALYWTLSYILGPDLAQHAADLAGLSTNLFSLANSRSAEEEADEFGFQYMRSTPYYPGAISGFFKDIQVWRKEKGKEEDLNNPIAKYLSTHPMDEERIEENERRLKDAKIPKPNPKSFFRERYESKISQYLGKKDE, encoded by the coding sequence ATGCAATTGATCGCTTTTCGAAAATATTTTCTAATACTTGTACTTTGTTTCTCTTTCCAGAACTGCGGATGGCTTGTGGATCTGGCTTTCCCTGTCGAAATAGATAAGTTTTTGGGAGAACGTTTCTTTAAGGCAACCATCCAGGGCGAGAACGACGTTAAAGTCTATAAGAACCAAGAACTTCAGAAATATGTTCAATCTATCGCTGATAGGATCTTAAAATCCAAATCCATTCGATACAAGGAAGAGTTTTCCTATAAGGTTACTCTCTTAAAGGATGATGATACGATCAATGCGGTCTGTGCTCCAGGCGGTTATATCTTTGTGTACACTGGACTTCTTCATTTTGTAAAGGATGAAGCGACTCTCGCCGGTATCTTGGCCCATGAGATTGCACATGCAGAAAGGAGACATTCTACCAAGCAATTGTCTACGACGATCACCTTGTATTATGCTTTATATTGGACTCTTTCTTATATTCTGGGACCTGACCTTGCCCAACACGCAGCGGATCTTGCCGGTCTTTCTACCAATCTGTTCAGCTTAGCTAATAGTAGATCGGCGGAAGAAGAAGCGGATGAATTCGGATTTCAATACATGAGATCTACTCCTTATTATCCGGGTGCAATCTCAGGTTTCTTCAAGGACATTCAGGTTTGGAGAAAAGAAAAAGGAAAAGAAGAAGATCTGAATAATCCGATCGCGAAGTATCTAAGCACTCATCCTATGGATGAGGAAAGAATAGAAGAAAATGAGAGAAGATTAAAAGACGCTAAGATTCCTAAGCCAAATCCAAAGTCTTTCTTTAGAGAAAGATACGAATCCAAGATTTCTCAGTATTTAGGAAAGAAAGACGAGTAA